One Bacillota bacterium DNA window includes the following coding sequences:
- a CDS encoding amino acid ABC transporter permease: MTGRAPEWRTLYSPWYNALLTLAAGAIVVAGGRAALAWAVRWAQWDVLGANLRLFLVGTYPLEQAWRVRASLLVVGVLAVLTAGVRLLGRRAGRWVWVGRARLALGVAWVLSFPGIVAILSGVRTSLWGGLLVTAVLAVGGIALSFPLGILLALGRRSRLPAIRVVSTLYIEAVRGVPLVTILFMAQILVPIFLPGVRFDKLLRALIGIMAFSAAYVAENVRGGLQGVPASQYEAAYALGLSHAQVLGLVVLPQALRAVVPAIVGQFISLFKDTSLVAIMGIQDLLGIARSVMANPRWLGRQAEVYIFAGAVYWVFTYAMSAVSRR, translated from the coding sequence ATGACGGGCCGGGCGCCGGAGTGGCGAACGCTCTACTCTCCCTGGTACAACGCCCTGCTCACCCTGGCGGCAGGGGCCATCGTGGTGGCCGGGGGGCGGGCGGCGCTCGCGTGGGCCGTGCGGTGGGCGCAGTGGGACGTGCTGGGGGCCAACTTGCGGCTTTTTCTGGTGGGTACCTACCCGCTCGAACAGGCCTGGCGGGTGCGGGCGAGCCTGCTGGTCGTCGGGGTGCTGGCCGTGTTGACCGCGGGCGTACGCCTGCTCGGCCGGCGAGCGGGCCGGTGGGTCTGGGTCGGGCGGGCGCGCCTGGCGCTGGGCGTGGCCTGGGTTCTCTCGTTTCCGGGCATCGTGGCCATCCTCTCCGGAGTGCGCACGTCACTTTGGGGTGGGCTTCTCGTCACGGCGGTGCTGGCCGTGGGCGGGATCGCACTCTCCTTTCCGCTGGGAATCCTGCTCGCGCTGGGACGGAGAAGCCGGCTGCCGGCCATCCGGGTCGTTTCGACGCTGTACATCGAAGCGGTGCGGGGCGTCCCGCTGGTGACCATCCTGTTCATGGCCCAGATCCTGGTGCCCATCTTCCTGCCGGGTGTCCGTTTCGACAAGCTGCTGCGGGCGCTGATCGGCATCATGGCCTTCTCCGCCGCGTACGTGGCCGAAAACGTGCGGGGCGGCCTGCAGGGGGTGCCGGCCAGCCAGTACGAGGCGGCGTACGCGCTGGGGCTTTCGCATGCACAGGTTCTGGGGCTGGTCGTGCTGCCGCAGGCGCTGCGCGCTGTGGTGCCGGCTATCGTGGGGCAGTTCATCTCGCTGTTCAAGGACACGTCGCTGGTCGCCATCATGGGAATCCAGGACCTGCTCGGCATTGCCCGAAGCGTCATGGCAAACCCGCGGTGGCTCGGGCGGCAGGCTGAGGTGTACATCTTTGCGGGGGCCGTGTACTGGGTGTTCACGTACGCCATGTCGGCCGTGAGCCGGCG